A genomic segment from Balneola sp. encodes:
- the uppP gene encoding undecaprenyl-diphosphatase UppP produces the protein MDILQSFLMGLIQGLTEFLPISSSGHLALGRFFLGADTEVGITFEVVVHFGTLCSILIYYKKELFDLSKAGIGFLGAPSAKKDDPQVKILLFILISMIPAFIVGFTLKDYIEDIFMNPLLVCVMLLVTGVILFLTKYAKDPEGEITMRKSILIGIAQAFAMLPGISRSGSTISTALYLGVKREEAANFSFLMVIPVIAGAMILQLREVAEVGISDAQIMSLVVGFLTAFISGYFALKYLIIILKKKGFHYFAYYCWVVGGVGLVYFFL, from the coding sequence ATGGACATTTTACAATCTTTTTTAATGGGGCTTATTCAGGGACTAACGGAGTTCCTACCAATTAGCAGTTCCGGGCATCTTGCATTAGGGCGTTTTTTCTTAGGAGCAGATACTGAAGTTGGAATTACTTTTGAGGTAGTTGTCCACTTTGGTACCCTTTGCAGCATTTTGATTTACTATAAGAAAGAGCTTTTTGACCTCTCTAAAGCTGGAATTGGTTTTCTTGGTGCCCCTTCAGCTAAAAAAGATGATCCCCAAGTAAAAATCCTGCTATTTATTCTTATAAGCATGATCCCTGCTTTTATTGTGGGCTTTACTCTAAAGGACTATATCGAGGATATTTTCATGAACCCTCTATTGGTATGTGTAATGTTACTGGTGACCGGTGTAATTTTATTTCTTACCAAATACGCCAAAGATCCAGAAGGAGAGATAACCATGAGGAAAAGCATTTTAATAGGAATTGCTCAGGCTTTTGCGATGTTGCCAGGTATTAGCCGATCAGGCTCAACCATTTCAACAGCTCTGTATTTAGGAGTGAAAAGAGAAGAGGCGGCAAATTTCTCTTTCTTGATGGTTATTCCAGTTATCGCAGGTGCTATGATACTTCAACTCCGAGAGGTGGCAGAAGTAGGTATTTCGGACGCCCAAATTATGAGTCTGGTTGTTGGCTTTCTTACAGCGTTTATATCAGGTTATTTCGCGTTGAAGTATTTGATCATCATCCTCAAGAAAAAAGGCTTTCATTACTTTGCTTATTATTGCTGGGTCGTCGGCGGGGTAGGACTAGTTTATTTTTTCTTATGA
- a CDS encoding fatty acid desaturase, producing the protein MAESKNIILETGDPHVNRRRAILEAHPEVKELFGRNQSTFWWILFLMTGQLVIAYLLKDASIWWVVGVAWFVGAFFAHNLFCLKHECSHHLVFKNKTANILTGILGNLTSCTPSYVIFSVAHLKHHSHQGEYEMDFDLPLRWEAKLIEHTPFGKILWMFLQPLAIALRPLRRHSIQYVNKWTYINIAAVLIFDLAILYFMGPYAFMYLFLSFGFGLGLHPLGARWVQEHYVVYENQETYSYYGWLNKITFNIGHHNEHHDFPGIPWNNLAKLRKTAPEFYDTLYYHTSWSKLLVRFLVDKNITLYSRVERENAKAGV; encoded by the coding sequence ATGGCAGAGTCAAAAAATATTATTCTTGAAACGGGCGATCCACATGTAAACCGAAGGCGTGCTATTCTTGAAGCACATCCCGAGGTTAAAGAACTTTTCGGAAGAAACCAGTCTACTTTCTGGTGGATTTTATTTCTTATGACAGGTCAACTTGTTATCGCTTATTTGTTAAAGGATGCATCAATCTGGTGGGTAGTAGGAGTGGCATGGTTTGTGGGGGCTTTTTTTGCTCATAATCTTTTTTGTTTAAAACATGAGTGTTCCCATCACCTTGTTTTCAAAAACAAAACAGCAAATATCCTTACTGGTATCCTTGGGAATTTAACATCCTGTACTCCGAGCTATGTAATCTTTTCTGTTGCTCATTTAAAGCATCATTCTCACCAGGGTGAATATGAAATGGATTTTGATTTACCACTAAGATGGGAAGCTAAGTTAATCGAGCATACTCCTTTTGGGAAAATATTGTGGATGTTTCTGCAGCCATTAGCAATAGCTTTAAGGCCATTAAGAAGACATAGTATTCAGTATGTGAACAAGTGGACATACATAAATATAGCTGCCGTTTTAATTTTTGACCTGGCCATACTCTATTTTATGGGACCGTATGCATTTATGTATTTATTTCTTTCGTTCGGATTTGGGTTGGGACTCCATCCTCTTGGAGCTAGGTGGGTACAGGAGCATTATGTAGTATATGAAAACCAGGAAACGTATTCTTATTACGGATGGCTTAATAAAATTACATTCAACATCGGGCATCATAATGAGCACCACGATTTTCCTGGAATACCCTGGAATAATTTGGCAAAGCTTCGGAAAACGGCGCCCGAATTTTATGATACGCTGTATTACCACACTTCCTGGTCAAAGCTCCTTGTGCGTTTCCTTGTAGATAAGAATATTACCCTCTATTCCAGGGTTGAGCGTGAAAACGCTAAAGCTGGTGTCTAG
- a CDS encoding (d)CMP kinase — MIVVIDGPAGSGKSSTARAVAERLQIQFLDSGALYRAATLLYLKAEKNISSFFELLKENKISFFYKERKFHCFIDQKDVSEDIRSLEVSSHVSEVAAKPEVRVFVNNLMRTAVQTDVFIADGRDLGTAVFPEAALKFFMVADLETRAKRRLAELLSNGVEATLESIKQNILERDEIDSSRSADPLKKADDAIEIDTSSLTFDEQVSIISDKIKHLITS, encoded by the coding sequence ATGATAGTGGTGATTGATGGGCCCGCAGGGTCAGGTAAAAGTTCTACTGCTCGAGCAGTTGCCGAGCGACTACAAATTCAATTTTTGGATTCCGGAGCTTTATACCGAGCTGCAACCCTTCTTTACCTCAAGGCAGAAAAGAATATATCCTCGTTCTTTGAACTCCTGAAAGAAAATAAAATCTCATTCTTTTATAAAGAAAGAAAGTTCCATTGTTTTATTGATCAAAAAGATGTTTCCGAAGACATCAGATCTTTAGAAGTTTCCTCTCATGTTAGTGAGGTTGCCGCAAAGCCAGAAGTAAGGGTCTTTGTAAATAACCTAATGAGAACAGCTGTTCAGACAGATGTTTTTATTGCTGACGGTAGGGATTTGGGTACTGCGGTATTTCCAGAAGCTGCTTTAAAATTTTTTATGGTAGCTGATCTGGAAACCAGAGCCAAAAGAAGATTAGCCGAACTCTTAAGTAATGGAGTTGAAGCTACTCTGGAATCAATAAAACAAAATATCCTGGAAAGGGATGAGATTGATTCATCCAGAAGTGCTGATCCGCTTAAAAAGGCGGACGATGCCATAGAAATTGATACCTCCTCACTCACATTTGATGAGCAGGTTTCAATAATTAGTGACAAGATCAAGCATCTTATCACTTCATAA
- a CDS encoding MoxR family ATPase, which yields MSEVTLDMNALTEKIETHSAFIDNIKRELDKVIIGQSYMIDRLLVGLLTNGHVLLEGVPGLAKTLTVSSLATVIHTDFQRIQFTPDLLPADLIGTLIYNQKEGDFFVKKGPIFANIILADEINRSPAKVQSALLEAMQEKQVTIGESTFKLDEPFLVLATQNPVEQEGTYPLPEAQVDRFMLKLKIDYPTEHEELEIMRRMAKTGPKTSLSPVVQPKTILEARSIVNEIYMDEKVEKYIVDLVFATRKPKNFGLDDLVDLIGFGASPRATINLNLASRAQAFMEHRAYVTPEDVRTIAMDVLRHRIIPTFEAEAEDISPEDIVEKIMQNVQVP from the coding sequence ATGAGCGAAGTAACACTGGACATGAATGCGTTAACAGAAAAAATTGAAACGCATAGTGCTTTTATTGATAACATTAAAAGGGAATTGGATAAAGTTATTATCGGTCAAAGTTATATGATCGACCGCCTTTTGGTAGGGTTACTTACTAATGGGCATGTGCTTTTAGAAGGTGTGCCCGGCCTTGCAAAAACATTAACGGTATCCTCTCTCGCAACGGTAATTCACACGGACTTCCAGCGCATCCAATTTACACCTGATTTACTTCCCGCTGATTTAATTGGAACTCTTATTTACAATCAAAAAGAGGGAGATTTCTTTGTAAAGAAAGGACCTATTTTTGCTAATATTATTCTTGCTGATGAGATCAACCGGTCCCCTGCCAAAGTACAAAGTGCCTTACTTGAAGCTATGCAGGAAAAACAGGTTACCATTGGTGAGTCTACATTTAAGCTTGATGAACCTTTCCTTGTTTTGGCCACTCAGAACCCTGTAGAGCAAGAAGGAACCTATCCACTCCCAGAAGCACAGGTAGATCGATTTATGCTAAAACTAAAAATTGATTACCCAACTGAGCATGAAGAATTAGAGATCATGAGGAGAATGGCAAAGACAGGACCTAAAACCTCTTTAAGCCCTGTTGTTCAGCCTAAGACAATTTTAGAGGCTCGATCCATTGTAAATGAAATTTATATGGACGAAAAAGTCGAGAAATATATAGTTGATCTTGTATTTGCTACAAGAAAACCTAAGAATTTTGGGCTTGATGATCTGGTAGATTTAATTGGCTTTGGGGCATCTCCAAGAGCTACAATCAATTTGAACCTTGCATCCAGAGCTCAGGCTTTTATGGAGCATAGAGCATACGTTACTCCCGAGGATGTAAGAACAATAGCAATGGATGTTTTAAGGCATAGAATTATACCAACTTTTGAAGCAGAAGCTGAAGATATTTCTCCTGAAGATATTGTAGAAAAAATCATGCAAAACGTTCAGGTACCGTAA
- a CDS encoding 30S ribosomal protein S1 translates to MSEDVKNEQTEQEEVATPEATEETTTETVEAEATTEVADVETAEEPTEEVVEEVAETEQQEETVEEEVSAEAPTTEENNTEETLTHVFTGEVEGETYTFDQLDSPSDEYTAEEYNQLMGMYENTLNEIEEKEIVTGRVVSIDEKYVVIDIGFKSEGIIAVNEFPSSILENMGAGDEVDVFLDRVEDKEGQLILSRRKADILQAWEKIEAAHASQEVVEGLIKRRIKGGMVVDLFGIDAFLPGSQIDVRPVRDFDAYVSKTMEFAVVKLNMAAENVVVSHRALIESDLEEQREQILDTIESGQVLEGAVKNITDFGVFIDLGGVDGLLHITDLSWGRVDNPSEIVQLDQRMNVAVIDFDERSKRVSLGLKQLQPHPWEEIHDKYPEGMKVQGRVVSIADYGAFIELEKGVEGLIHISEMSWTQNIKHPSQLVEKDDVVECIVLNISEEEKKISLGVKQLTKDPWADILERFPIGSKHKGFVRNLTNFGVFVELEPGIDGLIHVSDLSWEDKVEHPNEVVSKDQEIDVVILGVDFDNRRITLGHKQVLENPWETYAKEYIPGTEVEGEVVKVTDRGAFVKLPLGVEAFLNMTKAVEPEFKEGQKVEAYIFKFDEGNKSIDLSQLDSDQKKAKTAKKKADEAANIETGAPTLGEMSGLAALKEKMEAEEKAAAKKASKAKADSSEE, encoded by the coding sequence ATGTCAGAAGACGTAAAAAACGAACAAACCGAACAAGAAGAAGTAGCAACTCCTGAAGCTACTGAAGAAACAACTACAGAAACTGTAGAAGCAGAAGCTACCACTGAAGTAGCAGATGTTGAAACTGCAGAAGAACCCACCGAAGAAGTTGTAGAAGAAGTTGCTGAAACTGAGCAACAAGAAGAAACTGTAGAAGAAGAAGTAAGTGCAGAAGCACCTACAACGGAAGAAAATAATACAGAAGAAACACTTACCCACGTGTTTACAGGGGAAGTAGAAGGCGAAACATATACCTTCGATCAACTTGATAGCCCCTCAGATGAATATACTGCCGAAGAGTACAATCAACTCATGGGTATGTATGAAAACACGCTGAATGAAATTGAAGAAAAAGAAATTGTTACTGGGCGAGTAGTTTCCATCGATGAGAAGTATGTTGTAATCGATATCGGATTCAAATCAGAAGGTATCATTGCAGTAAATGAGTTCCCTTCCTCCATTTTAGAAAATATGGGAGCTGGTGATGAGGTTGACGTATTCCTTGATCGAGTAGAGGACAAAGAAGGTCAGCTTATCCTGTCTCGTAGAAAAGCTGATATCCTTCAAGCTTGGGAAAAAATTGAAGCAGCCCATGCTTCACAAGAAGTTGTTGAAGGACTTATTAAGAGAAGAATTAAAGGTGGAATGGTTGTTGACCTATTCGGTATTGACGCCTTCTTACCAGGTTCTCAAATCGATGTACGCCCTGTACGCGATTTTGATGCTTATGTAAGCAAGACCATGGAATTCGCTGTAGTTAAATTGAACATGGCTGCTGAAAACGTGGTTGTCTCTCACAGAGCTCTTATTGAGAGTGATCTTGAAGAGCAAAGAGAGCAAATTCTTGACACGATCGAGTCAGGTCAGGTTCTTGAAGGAGCTGTTAAGAATATTACTGATTTCGGTGTGTTTATCGACCTTGGTGGTGTGGATGGACTTCTTCACATTACCGATCTTTCATGGGGGCGTGTTGACAACCCAAGTGAAATCGTACAGCTTGATCAGCGTATGAACGTTGCTGTAATCGATTTTGATGAAAGAAGTAAGAGAGTATCTCTTGGTCTTAAGCAACTTCAGCCACATCCTTGGGAAGAGATTCACGACAAGTATCCAGAAGGCATGAAAGTTCAGGGACGCGTGGTTTCTATTGCTGATTACGGTGCGTTTATCGAACTGGAAAAAGGCGTGGAAGGTTTAATTCATATCTCTGAAATGTCCTGGACTCAAAACATTAAGCACCCATCTCAGCTTGTTGAGAAGGATGATGTGGTTGAGTGTATTGTTCTAAACATCAGTGAGGAAGAGAAAAAGATTTCTCTCGGTGTTAAGCAGCTTACTAAAGATCCATGGGCTGATATCCTTGAGCGATTCCCAATTGGTTCTAAGCACAAAGGATTCGTTAGAAACCTTACCAACTTTGGTGTATTCGTAGAGCTAGAGCCAGGAATTGATGGCCTAATTCACGTTTCTGATCTTAGCTGGGAAGACAAGGTTGAGCATCCAAATGAAGTGGTAAGCAAAGACCAGGAAATTGATGTAGTTATTTTAGGTGTAGACTTCGATAACAGAAGAATTACACTAGGACACAAGCAAGTTCTGGAAAATCCTTGGGAAACATACGCGAAAGAGTATATTCCTGGAACAGAAGTTGAAGGTGAAGTTGTAAAAGTTACTGATCGTGGTGCTTTCGTAAAACTTCCTCTTGGTGTTGAAGCCTTCTTAAACATGACTAAAGCTGTTGAGCCTGAGTTCAAAGAAGGACAAAAAGTAGAAGCATATATCTTCAAATTTGATGAAGGCAACAAGTCTATTGACTTGAGCCAATTGGATTCAGATCAGAAGAAAGCGAAGACTGCTAAGAAAAAAGCAGATGAAGCAGCTAACATCGAAACAGGCGCGCCTACTCTTGGCGAAATGTCCGGACTAGCAGCGCTAAAAGAAAAGATGGAAGCAGAAGAAAAAGCTGCTGCTAAAAAAGCTTCAAAGGCAAAAGCTGATTCATCTGAAGAATAG
- a CDS encoding 2,3-bisphosphoglycerate-independent phosphoglycerate mutase, translating into MPEPRSKALLVILDGFGIAVDPSVSAIDKAQTPFFDSLLETCPHSTLSASGEDVGLPDGQFGNSEVGHLNIGAGRIVWQALSRINKDIREGGFFKNHQLLYGIEQAKKKGKIHLMGLFSDGGVHSHNEHLFALLKLCKQEGLEKVFVHAFTDGRDTAPDSGKKYAQQLNTKTEEIGVGELVSIIGRYYAMDRDNRWERVQLAYDLLVHRKGTKLSSSDEAFDASYKDGVTDEFIKPVLLNDSQESRIEPGDTVIFYNIRGDRAREISRALNEKNFSEFEAQDLNLTYINFTSYDATFDFARVAYPPQILKNTLGEWVSKEGMKQFRIAETEKYPHVTYFFNGGEETPNEGEDRLVVPSPKVATYDLKPEMSAPEVGDELVDRLQSEMYDLVILNFANPDMVGHTGDMQAAIKAVEAVDTQLERVIETASNHGYRSLIIADHGNSDQMVKKDGSPHTAHTTALVPSIVVNYGEPITMHPGILADVAPTLLKLMELSQPEEMTGAPLF; encoded by the coding sequence ATGCCCGAGCCCAGATCTAAAGCCTTACTTGTAATTTTAGATGGGTTCGGAATTGCTGTCGACCCTTCTGTAAGCGCCATCGATAAAGCGCAAACCCCCTTTTTTGATTCCCTCCTTGAAACCTGTCCTCACTCTACACTTTCTGCAAGTGGCGAAGATGTAGGATTACCTGATGGTCAGTTTGGAAATTCTGAAGTAGGCCACCTCAATATTGGAGCTGGACGTATTGTCTGGCAAGCGTTATCGCGAATTAATAAGGATATTCGTGAAGGCGGTTTTTTTAAAAATCATCAGCTCTTATACGGAATTGAACAGGCAAAAAAGAAGGGTAAAATTCATTTGATGGGGCTCTTTTCGGATGGAGGAGTGCATAGTCATAATGAACACTTATTCGCCTTATTAAAACTCTGCAAACAAGAGGGATTGGAGAAAGTTTTTGTTCACGCATTTACCGATGGTAGAGATACTGCTCCTGATTCAGGGAAAAAATATGCACAACAACTTAATACGAAGACTGAAGAGATTGGTGTAGGAGAACTCGTTTCTATAATAGGACGGTATTATGCGATGGATAGGGATAATCGTTGGGAAAGAGTTCAACTTGCTTATGATCTGCTTGTACACAGGAAAGGGACAAAGCTTAGCTCATCTGACGAAGCGTTTGATGCTTCTTACAAAGATGGCGTGACTGACGAGTTTATCAAACCAGTCCTATTAAATGATTCTCAAGAATCAAGAATAGAACCAGGTGATACCGTAATCTTCTACAATATAAGAGGTGACAGGGCCCGCGAAATTTCACGTGCTCTCAACGAAAAGAATTTTTCAGAATTCGAAGCTCAGGATCTTAATCTGACTTACATCAATTTTACTTCATACGATGCCACTTTTGACTTTGCTCGAGTTGCTTATCCGCCACAGATATTGAAAAATACGTTAGGAGAATGGGTTAGTAAGGAAGGCATGAAACAATTTAGGATCGCAGAAACAGAAAAGTACCCGCACGTCACTTACTTTTTTAATGGTGGGGAGGAAACGCCAAATGAAGGTGAAGATCGATTAGTTGTTCCGAGCCCGAAAGTTGCTACTTATGATCTTAAACCCGAGATGAGTGCCCCTGAAGTTGGAGATGAGTTAGTTGACCGATTACAGTCAGAGATGTATGATCTGGTTATTCTAAATTTTGCGAATCCCGACATGGTTGGTCATACCGGAGATATGCAGGCAGCGATAAAAGCTGTCGAAGCTGTTGATACCCAGCTAGAGCGAGTTATAGAAACCGCGTCCAATCATGGATATAGATCACTCATTATCGCTGACCACGGAAACTCAGATCAGATGGTTAAAAAAGATGGTTCTCCACATACTGCGCATACAACTGCTCTCGTACCATCCATTGTTGTTAATTACGGAGAGCCCATCACCATGCACCCGGGAATACTCGCCGATGTAGCTCCTACCCTATTAAAATTAATGGAGCTTTCACAACCTGAAGAAATGACAGGCGCTCCTCTTTTCTAA
- the rpsT gene encoding 30S ribosomal protein S20, which produces MARNKSAIKRTRQNIKRNEHNRTRRSKMRTLTKKVFGSTDKAEAEAALKEATSFIDRMSVKGVIHKNNAARKKAQLTKYVNNL; this is translated from the coding sequence ATGGCACGTAATAAATCAGCGATAAAACGTACTCGTCAGAATATTAAGCGAAATGAGCATAATCGAACTCGACGTTCTAAAATGAGAACATTGACTAAAAAAGTTTTTGGCTCAACTGACAAAGCAGAGGCTGAAGCTGCATTAAAGGAAGCTACTTCTTTCATCGACCGAATGAGTGTTAAAGGAGTAATCCACAAAAACAATGCTGCTCGCAAAAAAGCCCAGCTTACCAAGTACGTAAATAACTTATAA
- a CDS encoding ATP-dependent Clp protease ATP-binding subunit has protein sequence MEGNFSSKVRDVIQFSREEALRLGHDYIGTEHLILGIVRLGDGVAVRILKNLDCDLFKLKKTIEDTVRGTGGSVTVGNIPLTKQAEKVLRITYLEAKLYKSDTIGTEHLLLSLLRDDENIAAQILQQFSVSYDAVREELDLIISGKSREEFDDTTTVSSSSSSSSSKGSSGSGSAREKRMDKSKTPVLDNFGRDLTQMAEEGKLDPIIGRDKEIERVAQVLSRRKKNNPVLIGEPGVGKTAIAEGLAARIVQRKVSRVLYDKRVIALDLAALVAGTKYRGQFEERMKAVMTELEKTDNVILFIDELHTIVGAGGASGSLDASNMLKPALARGDIQAIGATTLNEYRQFIEKDGALERRFQKIMVDPTTAEETVEILNQIKGKYEKHHSVRYTKEAIEGCVKLTDRYVTDHFLPDKAIDALDEAGARVHLANITVPKHIIELEEEIEATSIDKNSMVKKQRFEEAARLRDKEKRLIEDLEVAQREWEKESESIVFDVEEEDVASVIAMMSGVPVNKISQNEGQKLLKMKESLSGKVVGQEEAIIKLTKAIQRTRAGLKDPSRPIGSFIFLGPTGVGKTEMAKVLAKYLFDKDDSLIRIDMSEYMEKFSVSRLIGAPPGYVGYEEGGVLTEKVRRKPYSVVLLDEIEKAHPDVFNILLQVLDDGILTDSLGRRVDFRNTIIIMTSNIGARDIRNMGKGIGFGGPDETAFDYAKMKTTIQDALKKVFNPEFLNRIDDVITFKPLEKDDIFQIIDILSEELFVRIREVGFNIEITKGAKDFISDRGFDQKYGARPLKRAIQKYIEDPLAEELLENKQEIGSTIKIKMNKSRDDLEFLWEKPDIKALEEAASTPSSKKAKKEEPKEEDESEEAKEA, from the coding sequence ATGGAGGGAAATTTTTCCAGCAAAGTACGTGACGTGATACAATTTAGCCGAGAGGAAGCACTTCGGTTGGGTCACGATTACATCGGCACAGAGCATTTAATACTTGGTATCGTTCGTTTGGGAGACGGCGTTGCTGTTCGCATTTTGAAGAATCTGGATTGCGATCTTTTCAAACTTAAAAAGACAATAGAAGATACTGTTCGTGGAACGGGAGGTTCTGTTACTGTGGGTAATATACCGCTCACAAAACAAGCAGAGAAAGTTCTTCGCATTACCTATCTCGAAGCTAAGCTTTATAAAAGCGACACTATCGGAACAGAGCATCTTTTACTGTCACTACTTCGCGATGATGAAAATATTGCAGCCCAAATTCTTCAGCAGTTCAGCGTTTCCTACGATGCCGTTCGCGAAGAACTTGATTTAATTATTTCAGGAAAATCCAGAGAGGAGTTTGATGATACAACTACTGTTTCATCCAGCTCATCCTCTTCTTCTTCAAAAGGAAGTTCAGGATCAGGAAGTGCAAGGGAAAAGCGTATGGATAAATCTAAAACACCAGTACTGGATAACTTTGGCCGGGATCTTACCCAAATGGCTGAAGAAGGAAAACTAGATCCTATTATTGGCCGCGATAAAGAAATAGAAAGAGTTGCTCAAGTGTTGAGTCGCCGCAAAAAAAATAATCCTGTTCTTATTGGAGAACCTGGAGTTGGTAAAACTGCCATTGCAGAAGGACTTGCCGCAAGAATAGTTCAACGTAAAGTCTCAAGGGTACTTTATGATAAAAGAGTGATTGCCTTAGATCTTGCTGCACTTGTCGCTGGCACCAAGTACAGAGGACAATTCGAAGAACGCATGAAAGCCGTCATGACAGAGCTAGAAAAGACGGATAATGTAATTCTGTTTATCGACGAGCTACATACCATTGTTGGCGCTGGTGGAGCAAGTGGTTCTTTAGACGCTTCAAACATGTTGAAGCCGGCTCTTGCCAGAGGTGATATTCAAGCTATTGGCGCTACCACACTTAATGAATACCGTCAGTTCATAGAAAAGGATGGTGCTTTAGAGCGTCGCTTCCAAAAAATTATGGTTGATCCTACAACTGCTGAAGAAACAGTCGAGATTCTAAACCAAATCAAAGGTAAATATGAAAAGCACCACAGCGTTCGATATACCAAAGAAGCTATTGAGGGTTGTGTAAAGCTAACTGATCGTTATGTAACCGATCATTTTTTACCAGATAAGGCAATCGATGCACTTGATGAAGCTGGTGCAAGAGTTCACCTGGCCAACATCACTGTACCAAAGCATATTATTGAACTGGAAGAAGAAATTGAAGCAACCAGTATCGATAAAAACTCAATGGTTAAAAAGCAGCGCTTTGAAGAAGCTGCACGATTACGTGACAAAGAAAAGCGCCTGATTGAGGATTTAGAAGTAGCTCAACGTGAGTGGGAAAAAGAATCTGAAAGTATCGTTTTTGATGTTGAAGAAGAAGACGTTGCCTCAGTAATAGCTATGATGAGTGGCGTTCCTGTTAATAAGATTAGCCAGAATGAAGGACAGAAACTCCTCAAGATGAAGGAAAGCCTGTCAGGAAAAGTAGTTGGCCAGGAAGAAGCCATCATAAAGCTTACTAAAGCTATACAAAGAACTCGCGCCGGATTAAAGGATCCTTCCAGGCCTATTGGTTCATTTATTTTCTTAGGTCCAACGGGCGTTGGTAAAACTGAAATGGCCAAAGTTCTTGCTAAGTATTTATTCGATAAGGATGATTCACTCATCCGAATTGACATGAGTGAATACATGGAGAAGTTCTCTGTTTCCAGGTTAATCGGAGCACCTCCAGGCTATGTGGGTTATGAGGAAGGCGGAGTACTTACTGAGAAAGTTCGTCGTAAGCCTTACAGTGTAGTGCTTCTTGACGAAATAGAGAAAGCTCACCCTGATGTGTTCAATATTTTACTACAAGTGCTTGATGATGGTATCCTAACCGATAGTCTTGGCCGCAGAGTTGATTTCAGAAATACCATAATTATCATGACTTCCAATATTGGAGCCCGTGATATACGTAATATGGGCAAAGGTATCGGCTTTGGCGGACCTGATGAAACTGCTTTTGATTATGCAAAAATGAAGACAACCATTCAGGATGCATTAAAGAAAGTGTTCAACCCGGAATTTCTGAATCGAATTGACGATGTAATTACATTCAAGCCTCTTGAAAAAGACGACATCTTCCAGATCATTGACATATTAAGTGAAGAGCTTTTTGTTCGAATCCGTGAAGTTGGTTTCAATATTGAAATTACTAAAGGAGCCAAAGACTTCATTTCTGATCGAGGATTTGATCAAAAGTACGGAGCCCGACCTCTTAAGCGAGCTATCCAAAAGTACATTGAAGACCCTCTTGCTGAAGAGCTTCTGGAAAACAAGCAGGAAATCGGTTCTACCATTAAAATTAAGATGAATAAATCTCGTGATGATTTAGAGTTTTTATGGGAAAAACCAGATATCAAAGCACTTGAGGAAGCCGCTTCCACTCCTTCTTCAAAAAAGGCGAAGAAGGAAGAACCTAAAGAAGAAGACGAATCAGAGGAAGCTAAAGAAGCTTAG